In a single window of the Diospyros lotus cultivar Yz01 chromosome 10, ASM1463336v1, whole genome shotgun sequence genome:
- the LOC127812337 gene encoding (R,S)-reticuline 7-O-methyltransferase-like produces MIMEKQAIDAEAMQLLQGQAEIWQQMLSFADSMALKSAVELRVADIIHSHGCPISLSQIAAGIDVPSPDIISLGRIMRFLVRKKIFTAINGGGETLYGLTPASKLLVRDAEVSLAPIVLMESDPRAMAPWHCFSRCVREGGTAFEKAHGQEIWEYGFNNPDFSKVFNAAMGCTAKVTTTAMVAAYRDGFRSIGSLVDVGGGIGTSISEVTKAYPHIKAINFDLPHVVATAPEYPGVSHVGGDMFKSVPEADAIFMKAILHDWSDEDCVKILQNCRKAIPEKTGKVILVEVVLKPEGESLFDNTGFVLDLIMLAHTSGGKERTEAEWKQVLEKGGFPRYNIIRIPALPCIIEAYPN; encoded by the exons ATGATTATGGAGAAGCAAGCCATTGATGCAGAGGCAATGCAATTGTTGCAAGGCCAAGCAGAGATATGGCAACAGATGCTGAGCTTTGCGGACTCTATGGCACTCAAATCTGCTGTGGAGCTCCGCGTAGCTGACATCATTCACTCTCACGGCTGCCCAATCAGCCTATCCCAAATCGCCGCCGGCATCGACGTTCCTTCCCCGGATATCATTAGCCTGGGCCGCATCATGAGATTTCTGGTCCGGAAAAAGATCTTCACTGCCATCAACGGCGGCGGAGAAACCCTCTACGGGCTGACCCCCGCCTCTAAATTGCTGGTGCGTGATGCTGAGGTGAGCTTGGCGCCGATCGTACTGATGGAGAGCGACCCCAGGGCAATGGCCCCTTGGCATTGTTTTAGCAGGTGCGTGCGAGAAGGGGGGACTGCGTTCGAAAAGGCTCACGGCCAAGAGATATGGGAGTATGGTTTTAACAACCCAGATTTCAGCAAGGTCTTCAACGCTGCAATGGGATGTACGGCCAAGGTCACCACTACAGCCATGGTGGCTGCTTACAGAGATGGGTTCCGTTCCATTGGGTCACTGGTGGACGTGGGAGGCGGGATTGGAACATCCATATCCGAGGTCACCAAGGCCTATCCACACATCAAAGCTATCAACTTTGATTTGCCGCATGTGGTGGCCACAGCGCCCGAGTACCCAGGAGTTTCCCATGTTGGGGGCGACATGTTCAAGTCTGTTCCTGAGGCTGATGCAATTTTCATGAAg GCGATCTTGCACGATTGGAGCGACGAAGACTGCGTGAAGATCCTGCAGAACTGCCGTAAGGCGATACCGGAGAAGACAGGAAAGGTGATCCTAGTGGAAGTGGTTCTGAAGCCAGAAGGTGAAAGCTTGTTTGACAACACAGGGTTTGTGTTGGATCTGATAATGCTTGCTCACACCTCCGGCGGCAAGGAGAGGACAGAGGCTGAATGGAAGCAAGTGCTGGAGAAGGGAGGCTTCCCACGTTATAACATCATACGAATCCCAGCTCTGCCCTGCATCATCGAGGCCTATCCAAACTAA